Proteins co-encoded in one Corylus avellana chromosome ca9, CavTom2PMs-1.0 genomic window:
- the LOC132192068 gene encoding uncharacterized protein LOC132192068 isoform X1, whose amino-acid sequence MAEETSDTMNLDLNLGPVPEPQAGSLPTDPVNLDDWVGDPPNNRLREAFRLRARQRWRRWRQVQIPSEARNISMELNQLMVNSGDLSTLQTGEGSMPAEDRMNEAPKTCDNKNAILEVEKSETNDAVEKAICHDGSFFDCNICLDLAKDPVLTCCGHLFCWPCLYRWLHVHSDAQECPVCKGEVTVKSLTPIYGRGNGVREPEEDSSLKIPLRPNARRVESVRQTLQRTAFSFPVEEMIRRLGTRFDLTRDFVQPQEPDRAHETVERTNSLLNRILNSRARREQSSAAPPDDVVDLTQSDMNSPEIRENRRLQSLLLRRSQSHRTTLSSLSTALTSAERLVEAYFRNPTIGRNQEQPQPVDDRDSFSSIAAVINSESQVDTAMEIDSLVSLSTSSSRRRNDASRSSDVDSGDSRAPRRRRLN is encoded by the coding sequence ATGGCTGAGGAGACATCTGATACAATGAATCTTGACTTGAACCTGGGTCCTGTTCCCGAGCCTCAAGCGGGATCGCTACCCACTGACCCTGTGAATTTGGATGATTGGGTTGGAGATCCTCCTAATAATAGATTAAGGGAAGCTTTTAGGCTCAGAGCACGGCAGCGGTGGAGGAGATGGAGGCAGGTTCAAATTCCATCAGAAGCTCGGAACATCTCAATGGAATTGAACCAATTGATGGTCAATTCTGGTGATTTGAGTACATTGCAGACAGGCGAGGGTAGTATGCCCGCAGAGGACAGAATGAATGAGGCTCCAAAAACATGCGACAATAAAAATGCGATTTTGGAAGTTGAGAAGTCAGAGACAAATGATGCTGTTGAAAAGGCTATTTGCCATGATGGGAGCTTTTTCGACTGCAATATATGTTTGGACTTGGCTAAGGACCCTGTGTTAACTTGTTGTGGCCATTTGTTTTGTTGGCCATGTCTCTACCGATGGTTGCATGTCCATTCAGATGCACAGGAATGTCCAGTGTGTAAGGGAGAGGTGACGGTCAAAAGTCTGACCCCAATTTATGGTCGTGGAAACGGTGTTCGTGAGCCAGAGGAGGACTCAAGTCTAAAGATCCCTCTTAGGCCAAATGCAAGGCGGGTTGAAAGTGTAAGGCAAACCCTTCAGAGAACTGCATTTAGTTTCCCTGTGGAGGAGATGATCCGTCGCCTTGGAACTAGGTTTGATTTGACACGGGACTTTGTACAGCCACAGGAGCCTGACAGGGCACACGAAACAGTAGAAAGAACTAATTCCTTGTTGAACCGGATTTTGAACTCTCGCGCGCGCAGAGAGCAAAGTTCAGCGGCTCCCCCAGATGATGTTGTGGATTTAACACAGAGTGACATGAATAGCCCTGAGATCAGAGAAAACCGCCGGCTGCAGTCCCTCTTACTTCGAAGATCACAATCTCATAGAACAacactttcttctctttcaactGCATTGACTTCTGCTGAAAGGTTAGTTGAGGCATATTTCCGTAACCCTACTATAGGTAGAAATCAGGAGCAGCCCCAACCAGTTGACGATAGGGATTCTTTCTCCAGCATTGCTGCTGTTATAAATTCGGAAAGTCAGGTGGACACTGCTATGGAAATCGATTCCTTGGTGTCCCTTTCAACTTCATCATCCCGAAGAAGAAATGATGCTTCAAGGAGTTCAGATGTGGACAGTGGAGATTCTCGTGCACCTAGAAGAAGACGGTTGAATTAA
- the LOC132192068 gene encoding uncharacterized protein LOC132192068 isoform X2 — MNLDLNLGPVPEPQAGSLPTDPVNLDDWVGDPPNNRLREAFRLRARQRWRRWRQVQIPSEARNISMELNQLMVNSGDLSTLQTGEGSMPAEDRMNEAPKTCDNKNAILEVEKSETNDAVEKAICHDGSFFDCNICLDLAKDPVLTCCGHLFCWPCLYRWLHVHSDAQECPVCKGEVTVKSLTPIYGRGNGVREPEEDSSLKIPLRPNARRVESVRQTLQRTAFSFPVEEMIRRLGTRFDLTRDFVQPQEPDRAHETVERTNSLLNRILNSRARREQSSAAPPDDVVDLTQSDMNSPEIRENRRLQSLLLRRSQSHRTTLSSLSTALTSAERLVEAYFRNPTIGRNQEQPQPVDDRDSFSSIAAVINSESQVDTAMEIDSLVSLSTSSSRRRNDASRSSDVDSGDSRAPRRRRLN; from the coding sequence ATGAATCTTGACTTGAACCTGGGTCCTGTTCCCGAGCCTCAAGCGGGATCGCTACCCACTGACCCTGTGAATTTGGATGATTGGGTTGGAGATCCTCCTAATAATAGATTAAGGGAAGCTTTTAGGCTCAGAGCACGGCAGCGGTGGAGGAGATGGAGGCAGGTTCAAATTCCATCAGAAGCTCGGAACATCTCAATGGAATTGAACCAATTGATGGTCAATTCTGGTGATTTGAGTACATTGCAGACAGGCGAGGGTAGTATGCCCGCAGAGGACAGAATGAATGAGGCTCCAAAAACATGCGACAATAAAAATGCGATTTTGGAAGTTGAGAAGTCAGAGACAAATGATGCTGTTGAAAAGGCTATTTGCCATGATGGGAGCTTTTTCGACTGCAATATATGTTTGGACTTGGCTAAGGACCCTGTGTTAACTTGTTGTGGCCATTTGTTTTGTTGGCCATGTCTCTACCGATGGTTGCATGTCCATTCAGATGCACAGGAATGTCCAGTGTGTAAGGGAGAGGTGACGGTCAAAAGTCTGACCCCAATTTATGGTCGTGGAAACGGTGTTCGTGAGCCAGAGGAGGACTCAAGTCTAAAGATCCCTCTTAGGCCAAATGCAAGGCGGGTTGAAAGTGTAAGGCAAACCCTTCAGAGAACTGCATTTAGTTTCCCTGTGGAGGAGATGATCCGTCGCCTTGGAACTAGGTTTGATTTGACACGGGACTTTGTACAGCCACAGGAGCCTGACAGGGCACACGAAACAGTAGAAAGAACTAATTCCTTGTTGAACCGGATTTTGAACTCTCGCGCGCGCAGAGAGCAAAGTTCAGCGGCTCCCCCAGATGATGTTGTGGATTTAACACAGAGTGACATGAATAGCCCTGAGATCAGAGAAAACCGCCGGCTGCAGTCCCTCTTACTTCGAAGATCACAATCTCATAGAACAacactttcttctctttcaactGCATTGACTTCTGCTGAAAGGTTAGTTGAGGCATATTTCCGTAACCCTACTATAGGTAGAAATCAGGAGCAGCCCCAACCAGTTGACGATAGGGATTCTTTCTCCAGCATTGCTGCTGTTATAAATTCGGAAAGTCAGGTGGACACTGCTATGGAAATCGATTCCTTGGTGTCCCTTTCAACTTCATCATCCCGAAGAAGAAATGATGCTTCAAGGAGTTCAGATGTGGACAGTGGAGATTCTCGTGCACCTAGAAGAAGACGGTTGAATTAA
- the LOC132192337 gene encoding peroxidase A2-like, with protein MGSPTSLAVATIFVAVIMLYESNAQLNATFYGDTCSNASTIVRNAVQQALQSDSRIGASLIRLHFHDCFVNGCDGSILLDRGGSITQSEKDAAPNTNSTRGFDVVDNIKAALESSCPSVVSCADILALAAEASVSLSGGPTWNVLLGRRDSLTANQAGANTSIPSPVEGLSNITSKFSAVGLDTNDLVALSGAHTFGRAQCRVFIGRLYNFNGTGNPDPTINSTYLTTLQQTCPQNGDGTVLANLDPTTPDSFDNGYFTNLQNNQGLLQSDQELFSTAGASTVSIVNSFSSNQTAFFERFAQSMINMGNISPLTGTNGEIRSDCKKVNGD; from the exons ATGGGCTCTCCTACATCCTTGGCAGTGGCCACCATTTTTGTAGCAGTAATAATGCTTTATGAATCAAATGCTCAATTGAACGCCACATTTTATGGTGACACATGCTCAAATGCATCCACCATTGTGCGTAATGCAGTTCAGCAGGCTTTGCAATCTGATTCCAGGATTGGCGCCAGCCTCATCCGACTCCATTTTCATGACTGCTTTGTTAAT GGGTGCGATGGTTCAATCTTGCTCGACAGGGGTGGAAGCATTACTCAGAGTGAGAAAGACGCTGCTCCCAATACTAACTCCACTCGAGGGTTTGACGTTGTTGACAACATCAAGGCTGCTCTAGAAAGTTCTTGTCCTTCTGTTGTTTCTTGTGCTGACATTCTAGCCCTTGCTGCTGAAGCTTCTGTTTCTTTG TCAGGAGGTCCAACATGGAATGTGTTATTAGGGAGAAGAGACAGTCTAACTGCAAACCAGGCTGGAGCAAATACCTCCATTCCCTCTCCTGTCGAAGGCTTATCAAACATTACATCCAAGTTTTCTGCAGTTGGTCTAGACACTAATGATCTTGTTGCTTTATCGG GTGCTCACACATTTGGACGTGCTCAATGCCGCGTATTCATCGGCCGGCTGTACAACTTTAACGGCACCGGCAACCCTGACCCAACAATAAACTCAACATACTTGACAACTCTCCAGCAAACATGTCCACAAAATGGGGACGGAACTGTTCTTGCCAATCTTGATCCGACAACCCCAGATAGCTTCGACAACGGCTACTTCACCAACCTTCAAAACAATCAAGGCCTTCTCCAATCAGATCAAGAGCTTTTTTCCACCGCCGGCGCTTCCACCGTCTCCATTGTTAACAGCTTCAGCAGCAACCAGACGGCTTTCTTTGAAAGGTTTGCCCAGTCCATGATAAACATGGGAAATATTAGCCCCCTCACGGGAACCAACGGGGAGATTCGGTCGGACTGTAAGAAGGTTAATGGAGATTAA